The DNA sequence ggatcacccgGTGGTATCTCGCTTTACAACCGTTTAAATttcaggtgatccacaggccgggtgtacagatggctgtggctgacttcctctccaggagggGGGGGGAGGCTGCAGGCCggacggctccccggcctgagtcgggcggtgggggtatgtggcgaggggggcgtggtttagcggaatccgcaacgggagagagacggagggagcagagcgaggcgtaagtaggtcaaatgcaattaacgaacacgtgtgtttgattgcagtaattggcgtggagagaccggatataagctgagtcaccgcagagagagaaggagagagagacacgctgggacctcgttctgcactagggaagctacaacagtgctttgaagttattgaagttattgaccgtgtttaagcaatcgtttgctgtctacgcccagagggcatcgtgttttattttatgtttattgaataaacgagtgtcccagcaacaagccgacccctgccttcttccttcctattgagactgtgttgaaccttgttacaatttcttattattatcgatgttgaaaatagttgttctGCTTCATAATTTGTGGAAATAGTGatgcactactattcaaaagcttgtggtaagattaaaaataaataaatacataaatacatttgattgagtaataaattgtaattgaaaaaaagattttaatatatatatatatatatatatatatatatatatatatatatatatatatatatatatatatatatgaatttatattaACTTATGACTATATATGGTTAACTTTGCTGGATATACtgtagtaaataatgacaaaattgctTAATTTCATGATAAGTGTGcgattaatcttgattaatcaCACAAAAAGGgagcgattaatcacaattaaacattttaatctatTGACAgccgtaatatatatatatatatatatacacactgtatatatagtTGGCACAACAATATTAATTGGGTTTTTTATCAATGATAATAATAGGAACCATTATCCAAAAAATATATGAGTGCAAGTTATATAAGTTACGCTACTGAAAGGCTGTGCACTCAAACAACCCACAAAGTAAGCAAATACATAGTTTTGTAcatctcttctcatagtgacaaaACAAACCACATCATTTGAGACACATAGGGTTACAAAAGCACACTGTCCTGAAGCATATGGGCTTCTAACTGACTGTGGACCCTGTATAATGAGCAGAAAGAGTTTAAAAGGCATTGTCCTCGTTTGAATCCAACGGAAGAAACTCTCTGGAGAACGCAGTAAAAATCCATGAACCAGTTGGCCAAATGTTTTCATGGATCGTAGAAGAGAGGTCAGAATCCTGGCTGTTCCCGTGAACTTACCCCGAGGGTGATATGAAAAAACGTGCTGCACTCTTTCCAACCATATGCACGCATACATCAATGCATTAAAGATCTCAAATCCTTAAAGCCGCCCCTCAAGCCATGAAAAGTCTGCTTAGGCACTTAACCGTAACATGCACAATCATGAACTGTttcgaatttttttttaaacgtccAGATGTACATTCAAGAAGGTTTTCTGGGCTGCATTGTTCGGACTGCAATAGCTGGTTGATATGTAAAGGAATGCAAGCGCAGAGCATTGAAAGGAAAGCGGCCCACCTCTTCAACAATACATCAAAGAGAGCTTTACATAATACCACAGTGAAATGTGTGGAAAATCTGCATTGGCAACATGTCAGCTCCATTCCCCCTGTGCTACCggcatattattgttatttaatgacTAGGCTGCTAGAGCATGTTAATGTCCTCATTAAGAAAAGTGGGTTGAGTTCTTTACTGAAATTAGCATTTCACCTTGAAGTGAAAAAGGAAAATAACACCGGATGTATAATATAACACGAATCAAAACACACAGCCTTTCAACTCCATTTGTATCAGTCTCATTACAGACGTGACTTCTTGCTTCGCTAGTGAATCATAATCTCATTTCTGTATATGACAACCAGCTAGCTCAGATATAATAGTCCAAGGCGATAGCTGACAAATACAGTAGCTTTTACGATGATGTATGATGTCATTACAGGAGGTGCGCAGGCATACCGATGTTTTACAGTGACAGATCTGTGTTGGCTTTTATGTCAAGCTGCTGTGAAATGCTGTGTAATTTTGACAGAAATTACCTTTGCACACTGTTTATGGCTCTGACACCATCCAAGGGATCCATTACTCTGCGGACAGAAGAGACAGATGGAATTGCGTGTCAGAATGCTGTAATCACCAGTCACATCAGACAGCCTTCATTTGAATCGCGTTATTTGAATGTGCCCCAGCTGAGCAGAGAGGCTTTAAAAAGGAAATGTCCTATTATGAAGGCATTACTCTTATTTAAAAACATCGCCCTGACTACGCCAATGTAAAATTGCTCATAAACCAGAACAGGTCCCCTCCCTTATTAAGAAGACTAGCCAGGGCACCCGAGCNNNNNNNNNNNNNNNNNNNNNNNNNNNNNNNNNNNNNNNNNNNNNNNNNNNNNNNNNNNNNNNNNNNNNNNNNNNNNNNNNNNNNNNNNNNNNNNNNNNNNNNNNNNNNNNNNNNNNNNNNNNNNNNNNNNNNNNNNNNNNNNNNNNNNNNNNNNNNNNNNNNNNNNNNNNNNNNNNNNNNNNNNNNNNNNNNNNNNNNNNNNNNNNNNNNNNNNNNNNNNNNNNNNNNNNNNNNNNNNNNNNNNNNNNNNNNNNNNNNNNNNNNNNNNNNNNNNNNNNNNNNNNNNNNNNNNNNNNNNNNNNNNNNNNNNNNNNNNNNNNNNNNNNNNNNNNNNNNNNNNNNNNNNNNNNNNNNNNNNNNNNNNNNNNNNNNNNNNNNNNNNNNNNNNNNNNNNNNNNNNNNNNNNNNNNNNNNNNNNNNNNNNNNNNNNNNNNNNNNNNNNNNNNNNNNNNNNNNNNNNNNNNNNNNNNNNNNNNNNNNNNNNNNNNNNNNNNNNNNNcattcttattcattagcttgggttaaactaattttactttgttagaTCAgctgctatgctaatgatgtctctattttgtttctatgttttgccacgggataactaggatatacacaagctccattctggatccagaacacctgagaagagatgatgctgaccctcagaggacctcagatgatgctaaccctgaatcatcaaacagaactaacaattattgctacaagtgtcaCCGCATCatatagttattattaattaataatattaataatgttcattatctggctgactacgtcttgtattaattttcctaaaaatcctgtcaaacatgcacaaactgacagtcaccacttttatctactactaaatattgtagaaacataattttttgtaaagttgctttgtaacgatttgtattgtaaaatgcgctatacaaataaaataaacttgaattaaaaacattgatctgagaaaaccatacaaacatattaaaccatacataaaggttacctaccagctctttgtttggtgtcttgtgAGGTTTCTTTCTTGGACGATTCATTCagtttgaacaaatctttaatgtgactagggaAGAACGAGTCCTATGACATCACCAAtttcttttttacagtgaatTCTAATATTCAAAAGTTACCTTGTATGATTTATGtattttgagttcacccttcaaaTTAGACTATTGAACtgtgtagtgttacttgtttagaaTTCAAAAGGTTAAAATTAAACTAAGCTAGAAATACTTggattatatagcctagtgtttatttgcTGATAGACAGTTAAAAAGACTAAATTTAATCAATtttataacaaggttttatttataaaataacaccacagatcctgaagaaacagtaacaaaaacccAATGACAGAGAAAGCGCGTGGGACTGTAACGTGATTAAGGACTGTAACCTGTCAGACAAGAGAATTAATCACAGaatgaagacccaggtaaagaatttaTCTCTTCTGTATCTAATcattagttttgtattgtttgtagtgtgagcAACGTCTGCATACATGTTGGGGAAGTATAATTAcactttgctaaaatgaacgaaatggaaaaataaaactcATTATCTGAACACGACTCAAAAGTCAGAGTCAGTATAATGATCccaacttcccatcactagtgtctCGACTTCCCACACTTGATAAAAAGTCCGCGACGAGTATTGTTTCGCTGACGGTGTAATTCTTTGAATCGCAAACTTCTGTAGAGTCTATAGACCAGAGACAGTTTATAAAAGACATGCCACttaatacaactatataaggaaaacccaatggcaaagatggcggttgtgtgtgcacatgtcccgccggaaagccaatctttttttttaaacactcaaGCCGGGAGACATTTAGGCccatcgtctggttccactgacgtatgcgcacaatggaggaacccttgcgcatgcgtagtaaaaaggtataacctgtgggggAAAAGgggttttaaaccttattttggggcaaagtcaaattttcagcgatttttaatcatatttcaccGTTTCTATACATGCTGTTTTTGTGTCCCAGTGAAaggtgcagttctgactctctgcccattcatttagataggagctggtcttgttattctgaaatagctgtCCGTAGGCACTGAAAGGACTTTATAGACTGATTGGCTataaaatgaaccaatcacaagacatcttataggggggCACCTGGAGTGGCCAGTCAAATTTCAGGGGTTGTCGAAACTAATGAATACAAACGGCACTGGTGTACAGTCCCTGCGCTCTGTATTCCGAAAACTGAAATTACACACTTGACCCTACAAAGCCCATTAAGTACCAGAGACACCGGTCCCTTCCTTGACTGCCAGTTGGAACCAAGCAAAGGGTCAGTTTAGAGTTTAACAACACCCTCAAGAAAGAGACCAGTTCAAACATACATTTGGGGTTTAAagtccacttcacttttatttttgcAGAGACTAACATTAATCCAAAAACCAAAGCCTCTCGGGTGATGGACAGACAAGATTAACAAGCAGGAAGAGAAATCAAACAGATGAAATTGAGAGGAGTGGCACAGTCCAGATCATTCCAGCGTTGCTCAGCTGTGGAAATTCAGTTACATTCAGAAAGTTAGTCAGATAGGCTTTAGTGCAAACAAGAAGCCATAAGTGTTACAAAACGTAAAGGTTTCAGACCTCTACAAGTTTAATACCAAAAAGATTAAATAACCTCAAATATGGACATGTATATTTTACCTCCATAGGCCAGCTCCACACAATTTTCGCTGCCTCCATTCTCATTTGGCTCACCAGTAAGCCAGTCACTGTAGTCAAACTTTGAGCCATCACTCCAAAACCAGACATTATTCTAAGAACGTTAGATCAACATTACTGAACTTGTTGCCATTTCCACCATTTGCTGCTTCTCATTTTATCTTACAGTGGTAGGTTTAGTTGAACATCTAATTTCACTGCACCTGAAATGCTGGTTTGTTGGGGCAGTGCAAACCAGCTTTTACTAAGTGTGAACAAGCAACACTTATGGTTTGTTCTAATTTTGACATTAATCCGACACTGGTTGGATTGAGATTTAAATGGAAAAGATGACAGCTACCTTAATTGCATCATGAGCACCAATCCAGGTTCGGGGCATGCCACTAGCACATTTTCTCAGAAAGGTCTTGAGGAAACCGCTAGTGTGTGGATCATGGACTGATGCAAGGTTTCCACCGAGCTCAAGACACTTTTTCTGACAGGATGGAAAAAAGGTTAAGTGCATTGCCGTTCATTTGGATCTAAAGCTGAAAACAAACCCCATAGACACCCTTTAAAATATAGTGGAGCATGACTCAATCTTTGAAAGATGCATGGCACAGAGATACAGGAATTTGTTTGATCAGAAAACACTTGACCGCTTTAAGACACCCTTGACCATGTAAAGATATTTTTTGGTAGAAAGAGTATAACCAACAGGGTTACCTCATTGGGTTTACTAAATAAGATGGTAAGTGGTTGCGATCAGTtcattttagctatatttaaacaAACTAGTTCAATTACCTCAGCAAAATTGGTTCATTTAAACATAGCTGAAATTAATTGACTGCAACCgcttaccataaaaaaaaaaaaatacgttcaATGAATTACTCTTCAGTGTGCctatatttttaacattacaatAGTGGAAAACAGTATGACTTGTTACACAATTTGGGGCTTGCTCCTATGGTCAGCATTTGTGGAGAAGACAAACTTGCCTCTGCTTCAGCCCATGGTTTCAAGTCACTGAAAAATTTAAAACACTGCATCTCAAACTTTTCCCAGCCAGGGGGACATCTTCTACCACGGCGAAAATCTGCAGAGAAATAATTTGCTCTTATTAACTAGTGAACAGAAA is a window from the Carassius gibelio isolate Cgi1373 ecotype wild population from Czech Republic chromosome A9, carGib1.2-hapl.c, whole genome shotgun sequence genome containing:
- the LOC128019376 gene encoding ladderlectin-like encodes the protein MWISVAFILALAVSGVNSNDFRRGRRCPPGWEKFEMQCFKFFSDLKPWAEAEKKCLELGGNLASVHDPHTSGFLKTFLRKCASGMPRTWIGAHDAIKNNVWFWSDGSKFDYSDWLTGEPNENGGSENCVELAYGAEQRWNDLDCATPLNFICLISLPAC